A region of the Polaribacter sp. L3A8 genome:
TTTATGTAACAAAATTAAGTTTTAAACTACTTATAAGAGAAGTTTAACGATACTTAGTACTTTAATTCTATTCATTTTTAATATTTATTAAAGTTTAAAACCAACCAAATTGCGCTTTTTAAAGTTGGATAAAGTAAAAATGAGTTTCTCTTATAATGATAGAATAACGTGTTCTATTCAGTCAAAAAACTTTATATTTATTCACTTTTTTAAAACAAACTGCTATGATGGAATGGTTTCAAGAATTAACTACTTTCGAAAAGACCTATTGGGTAATTACCGGGATTTCTACATGTATGTTTTTGTTGGTTTTAATAACCACAATAATTGGTGCAGAAACAGATGATATTGGTGATGTAGATGCCGAAATTGATGCAGATACTGGAGCCGGATTTCAGTTTTTTACTTTAAAAAACTTAGTTGCTTTTTTTACCATTTTTGGATGGAGTGGAATTGCAAGCATGGATGCAGGAAATGCTACAGGAACTACCATTATTATTTCTGTATTTTCTGGTTTGTTAATGATGTTTGTAATGGCAGCATTATTTTATTACATCAGTAAATTATCTTCTAGCGGAACTTTAAAAATGAAAAATGCTTTAAATACTATTGGCGAAGTGTATTTAACGGTTGGTGCAAATAGATCTAAAACAGGTAAAATTCAGATTAAAATTCAAGGAGCTTTAAGAGAATTAGAAGCCTTAACAGATTGTAATGAAGATTTAAAACAAGGAAAAATAATTAAAGTAATAGAAGTAACAAATAACGGAATATTAATAGTAGAACCTCAAAATTAAAAAAAAGCTATGTTAAACTTTATGGTATTACAAGCCAGTCAATTTGCTGGATTAATCGGAATCGGAATTGCAATTCTCTTCGTTTTTATATTGCTAATTGCAATGGTAAAACGGTATAAAAGATGTCCTTCAGACAGAATTTTGGTTGTTTATGGAAAAGTAGGTGGAGGAGAATCTGCTAAATGTATTCATGGTGGAGCCGCATTTATCTTTCCAGTAATTCAAGATTATCAATTTTTAGATTTAACACCAATTTCTATAGAAGTAAATTTGGTAAACGCACTTTCTAAGCAAAATATTCGTGTAAATGTACCAAGTAGATTTACAATTGGGGTTTCTACAGAACCAGGAATTATGCAAAATGCTGCAGAACGTTTATTAGGTTTAGACCAAGACAGTATTCAAGATTTAGCACAAGAAATTATTTTTGGTCAATTGCGTTTGGTAGTTGCATCGATGGATATTGAAGAAATTAACAATGACAGAGATAAGTTTTTAACCAATATTTCTCAATCTGTAGAAACAGAGTTAAAGAAAGTAGGATTAAAATTAATCAACGTAAATATTACAGATATTGTTGATGAATCTGGTTATATAGAAGCTTTAGGTAAAGAAGCAGCTGCACACGCAATTAACGCAGCAAGAAAATCGGTTGCAGAAAAAAATAGAGATGGTTCTATTGGAGAAGCGAATGCAGTACAAGATGAAAGAACACAAGTTGCAGCAGCAAACGCACAAGCAGTAGAAGGAGAAAATATTGCGAAAATTAATGTAGCAAATTCAGACTCTTTAAGAAGACAAAGAGAAGCAGAGGCAGAACGTACAGCAATTGCATCAGAAAAGGTACAAACAGCAAATGCGTTAAAAGAATCTTATGCTGCAGAGCAAGAAGCAGAGGTTGCCAGAGCAGAAAGAGAACGTTCATCTCAATTAGCAGATATAATTGTACCTGCAGAAATTGATAAACGTAAAGTAGAAATAGATGCAGAAGCAAGAGCAGAAAACATTAGAAGAATTGCAAAAGGAGAGGCAGATGCAATTTTGTTTAAAGCACAAGCAGAAGCACAAGGTTTGTATGAAGTTTTAACAAAGCAAGCAGCTGGTTTAGATCAAATTGTAAAAGCGGCAGGAAACGATTCTCAAAACGCAGCCTTATTATTAATTGCAGATAAATTACCAGAATTGGTAAAAACACAAGCAGATGCAATTAAAAATATTAAGATTGATAAAGTTACTGTTTGGGAAAACGGTGGAGGAAAAGATGGCAAAACATCAACATCTAACTTTATTTCTGGTATGTATAAAGCAGTACCACCATTACAAGAAATGTTTAATATGGCAGGTATGGAGTTGCCAAGTTATTTAAAAGGGAAAGATATTCCAGCAGAGGTATCTGCAGAGATTATTGAGGATAAAGAGAATTAGTTTATTTAAAAAATATAAGTTTTAATTTAAACCATCATTCATGTTTTAGAATGATGGTTTTTTTGTAAGTAATTTATTTTCATTTTATGAACTTAAAAGATGATTAGAATATGGTAGATTAAATAATCATTAAATAGGTGTTTCTACACGTGCTTAGATTGTTTGTTTTTAGTAACTTGCAGCTGTAAAATAGTAATTCTCCCAATATGAAAGCTTGCCCAAACTGTAAATCTGTATCTAGACATAGAATGAAAAGAAATAATTTTGTAAAACTAATACCAGGTACAAAAGCATATGCTTGTGATAATTGTAATACTCAGTATACGTGGTTTTCTTTTATAAATCGTTCTTTTAAAGTATAACAAAAAGCCTCACTATTTTAAAAATTGTGAGGCTTTTTTATGAGCTATTTCCTAAATTAAATAACTTAATATCCTTTCTATTCTAAAATAGAATAAATGAATTAGCGGTAATAATGTTTTTTAAAATGTATTCGTAAGTTACTTACAATCATTGTTTAATGTTGTAAACAGGGGAATATATCTATTAATTATAATATATAAATCAGGTAATCTAGAATATATTTATCCTTTATAATCTCACTAAATTTCAAGTGTCTAACCAAACAGTAATAATTATGAAAGCTTGCCCAAGATGTAAATCTGTGTCTAGGCATAGAATGAGAAGAAACCCTATTACTAAATTAATTCCTGGTGCTAGAGCATATGCTTGCGATCATTGTAATACACAGTATACATGGTTTCCTTTTATCAATCGTTCTTTTAAAGTTTAAAAAAAGCCTCACTGTTATAGTGAGGCTTTTTAATAGCTTTTATGTTGTTTAGTTAAACAACCTAAAAATATCGTTTCCGTTAGCAAAAAGTAACAATGCTATTAAAAGAATAAAACCTGTTACTTGTGCGTATTCTAAAAATTTATCTCCTGGCTTTTTACCTGTAATCATTTCCCAGAGGGTAAAGACAACGTGTCCACCATCTAAAGCAGGTATTGGTAAAAGGTTCATAAAACCTAACATAATAGATAAAAATGCTGTAATGTTCCAGAAAGACTCTGCGCTCCATTCGCTAGGAAATATACTTCCAATAGAAATAAAACCACCTAAACCTTTGTAAGCACCTGTACTTGGGTTAAAAATTTTCTTTAATTGTTTTATGTAATCTGTAAGTGTTTTTACAGACTTGTTCCATCCTGCAGGTATTGCTTCTCCAAATGAATACTCAATATTTGCTAACTTGTAATAGCCTAATCTTTCTAAATCTTTAGAAGGTAATTGACCAAAGCCAACACCTAGTTCTGCCTTGTTATTAACTTTTACAGCAATATCTTTAGTTTCAGTACCTCTTTTAACGGTTACTTTAATTTCTTGATTTTTAAATTTGCTTAATTCAGTTTTAGCTTCATCAAAATATTTTACCTTGTTTCCATTAATACCAACAATAATGTCATTTAGTTTTAAATCAGAACCAATATTTGGTGAGTCTTCAGAGACTGCTCCAATAACAAAAGGATATCTAGGTAGTAAAATTGCACCTGCATCTTTACCTCTGTCTACTAATTGAGAGATAAAATCTTCAGGAATTACTTTATCAATTATTTCTCCGTTTCTTTCTATTTGAAAGTTGTTTCCATTAACAAAACCTAAGGTTAACTCATTAAATTTCTTAATTTTTTCTCCATCAATAGTCAAAACTTTATCGCCTGTTTTTAGGCCTAAATTCATAGCTAAAGAATCTTGTACCCAAACACCATCTTTTACATTTTCGTTTGGTAAATATCTTTCTCCGTAGGCATACATTAACATTATGTAGATAAAAATACCTAATACAAAGTTTACAAAAACTCCACCTAGCATAATTATTAAACGTTGCCACGCAGGTTTAGAACGGAATTCCCAAGGTTGCGGTGGTAATGCCATCTGTTCAGTATCCATGCTTTCATCTATCATTCCAGATATTTTTACATATCCTCCTAAAGGAATCCAACCAATACCATAAACGGTATCACCAATTTTTTTCTTAAAAATAGAAAATTTATAATCAAAGAATAAGTAGAATTTTTCTACTCTTGTTTTAAATAGTTTTGCAGGGATAAAGTGCCCTAACTCGTGTAGTACAATTAATAAAGATAAACTTAAAATAAATTGCGATGCTTTTATTAATATTTCCATTCAGCGTTAAATCATAATTAAAATAGTCGCAAATGTACGTTTTTAAAGGTAGTTGTAAAAGGGCTAATAGAACTTGATTTTTTATTTTAACAAAGTATTTGTTTTTGTTTGCTTCTTTAAGGTTTTTTTAAGTCGTAAATTTGTCTTTCAAAACTATTTTATGGAGTTAAAATTCTTTAAAAAATCATTACCAACACTTATTTTTTTAATAATTGTTTCAGCGATCACCCTTCCTGTATTTTATCATTTATTAAAAGTAGATAATCGTCTTAAAATTTACAACCCAGTAGATGTAAACCCGAGATTGGTAGACGAAAGTATGTTACATATTACAAAAAATCACACAGTAGCAGATTTTAAACTTATCAACCAAAATGGAAAAACCATTACAAATGATGATTATAAAGATAAAATTTACGTAGCAGATTTCTTTTTTACACGCTGCCAAACTATTTGTATTGCAATGGCTTATAATATGAGTGAATTGCAAGAATATTATAAAGATGATAACGATATTATGTTTTTGTCTCATTCCGTAACTCCTGTAATAGATAGTGTTTCCGTATTAAGGGAATATGCAGATAGAAAAGGGGTTATAGATGGAAAGTGGAATGTTACTACTGGTGCTAAAAAACACATTTATGAGTTGGCTAGAAAAAGTTATTTTGCTGTAACCGATGAAGGCGATGGAGATGAAAACGATTTTATACATACAGAACAGTTTGTGTTAGTGGATAAGGAACAGCGTATCCGTGGTTATTATGATGGTACCGAGAAGAAAGATATGGAAAAGTTAAAAAAGGATATAGTTTTGTTAAAAGAAGAATATGCTTCTAAATAACTTGTTTAGAATCATTCTAAATTCTTATATTTGCCTTCCAAATTAAATTCATTGAGCACAATAGCTACATTACGTAAGGGAGAAATTGGGTATATTTCTGAAGAGTCTTTAGATTTTATTCCATTAAAATTACTAGAAATGGGTTGTTTGCCTGGTGCTGAGGTTCAGTTAGTTCAAATAGCTCCGTTAAAAGACCCTATTTATATTTGTGTAAACGGAAGTCATTTGGCTATAAGAAAAGAAACAGCTTCTAAAATTATAATCCTTAAAGCAAATTTGTAATGTCTAAAAATGATATAAAAGTAGCTTTAATAGGGAATCCAAATACAGGAAAAACATCACTCTTTAATCAGCTTACAGGTTTAAATCAAAAAGTTGGTAATTATCCAGGTATTACTGTCGATAAAAAAGAAGGAGTTAGTAAATTATCTGCTACTCAGAATGCAATTATTACAGATTTACCAGGAACTTATAGTATCAATCCAACTTCTATGGATGAAAGTATTGTTTTAAAAACACTACTTAAAAAAGACATAAAAGAATCGCCAGACGTTATTTTGGTGGTTGCGGATATAGAAAACTTAAAAAGAAACTTATTACTTTTTTCTCAAATTAAAGATTTAGAAATACCTACAGTTTTGGCAATCAATATGGTTGATCAAATGCATAAAAAAGGAATTACTATTGATTTATCTTTATTAAAAAAAGAGTTAAATACAGAAGTTATTTTAATAAGTGCAAGAAAAAATGAAGGAATTAATGATGTAAAAGCGGCTATTATTCGCTGTCATGTGGCAGCAAAGGCTTCTCCGCTTTGCGGAATAGATCATAAAATAGATCCCGATTATTTTGCAAAATTAAAAGAAGTTAGCCCTAATTATTCTTTGTATGAATTGTGGTTAATGATTACTCAGAATAATTACCCTGAAACTGTTACTAAAGAAGAAAAAGAAAAATTATTAGCATTTAAAAAAGATGTTTCTAAACTAAAGAGATATCAACATAAAGAAACAATTTACCGTTATCAAGAAATTAATAAAATTCTAAAGAAAACATATATAGTTGATAAAACGAAAGCAACCGATTTACGTGGTAAATTAGATAGAGTATTTACACATAAGTTTTTTGGGTACTTTTTCTTTGTCTTTTTGTTGTTAGTTATTTTTCAATCTGTTTTCGATTGGGCTTCTGTACCAATGGATTTTATTGATGCTACTTTTGCTGAAATTGCAGATTTTGCAAAAGGTAATTTACCAGCAGGAATGCTTACAAACCTATTAACAGAAGGAATCATTCCAGGTATTGGAGGTGTCATTATATTTATACCACAAATTGCCATTCTATTTCTATTTATCGCCATTTTAGAAGAAACAGGATATATGAGTCGTGTTGTGTTTTTAATGGATAAAATTATGCGACGTTTTGGTATGAATGGTAAAAGTATCATTCCGTTAATTTCTGGAACAGCCTGTGCAATACCTGCAATTATGGCAACCAGAACAATTGCTAGTTGGAAAGAACGTTTAATTACCATCTTGGTGGTGCCTTTTACAACATGTTCTGCACGTTTACCTATTTATGCAATTTTAATTTCGCTGATAATTCCAAATAAAAAAATATTCGGATTCTTAAATTTACAAGGTTTAGTTTTATTGTCATTATATGCATTGGGTTTTACAACAGCAATTATTGCAGCGTATATTTTACATAAAACATTAAAAATAAAATCGAAGTCGTTTTTTGTAGTAGAAATGCCAAACTACAAGCTACCATCTATAAAAAATGTATTTTTTGAAGTTATAGAAAAAACAAAGTCATTTGTTTTAGAAGCAGGTAAAATCATTTTGGCACTGTCTATTATTCTTTGGTTTTTAGCATCAAACGGACCAAGTTCTTTTGAGAATGCTGAAAAAAACACGATTGAAAACGTTGCAAATCAAAATTTACCTGACCAAGAATTACAACAAAAAATAGCATCTGCAAGATTAGAGAATTCTTATATTGGTATTTTAGGTAAAACAATAGAGCCAGCAATTAGGCCTTTAGGGTATGATTGGAAAATAGGAATTGCTCTAATAACTTCATTTGCTGCAAGAGAAGTATTTGTTGGTACTTTGGCTACTATTTATAGTGTAGAGGCAGGCGATGAAAACACTTCTACTATTAAAGAAAAAATGAGGTCTGAAGTGAATCCGGAAACCGGCGAAAGCAGATTTAATTTTCCTGTAGGAATGTCTTTAATGGTTTTTTACGCATTTGCAATGCAATGTATGGCAACATTAGCGATTGTTAAGAGAGAAACAAAGACATGGAAATGGCCACTAATACAACTTTTCGGTATGGGCTTATTGGCTTATGTGGCATCATTTATAACCTTTCAAATTTTAAGTTAATGCAAGAAATTATCGCTTATATATTAGTAGCACTGGCTGTTGTCTTTTTATTAAGAAAATATATTTTTCCTTCTAAAAAGAATAAAGGATGTGGTACAGATTGTGGTTGTTAATATTTTAGCTAACACTAATTCACCCATTTATTAAATTCATTTTTTTATTAATTTCTTTAAAATTATGTTTTCTGAAACAAGGAGCCTTGTTTTTTTACTTGTGATTTATGTAATTAACTTTTGAATTTTTAGTATGTTTAACACAAAATTAATAACAGATTCGTGTAAGGTTTTTTATTTTTGATGACTTACATTTTAATCATATTATAAATTATAAAAAATGAAGAAAACAATTTTATCCTTTGCAGTTTTTGCAATTGCAATTATGTCATCAACAGATAGTGTAGCTCAGAAATTTCCAAGATTAGATGTGAGTCCTATGGATGCAGCTACGTACCCAAATGATTGGAAAAACGCAGATAAGTTAGTAAAAGTTATATACGGAAGACCACAGTTAAAAGGGAGAGACTTGTCTACTTTAGCAGAGGTTTCAGATAAAGGTGTTTGGAGAACTGGTGCAAATGAAGCTCCAGAAGTTACTTTCTTTAAGGATGTGTTGTTTGGAGGAGAAGAAGTAAAAGCGGGTACATATACGTTGTTTAGTATTCCTGCAGAGAATGAATGGACGTTGGTGCTTAGTTCTGTTAGAAATGTTTGGGGGCATTATACATATGATAAGAAAGATGATGTTCTTAGGGTTTTTGCTAAAGTTTCTAAATCAGAAAAAACCATTGAAGCTTTTTCAATTGTTTTTAATGAAGATAAAGATGATGTAGTAAATATGTACTTAGGTTGGGGTAATACAATAGTTTCTATTCCTGTACAAGAAGTTGTAGAATAGTAATTGCTGCCCTTGTAATTGCTATATTTATAGAGAGCTCCTTTAGCTGCTCTATGTTAAAAAAGCTTTAAATTATTTTGTTTTCTAAATTAGGAAACAAAATAATTTAAAGCTTTTTTATTTGTCTTAACAATGGAATAATGTAGTTGTTAAGTGTATTTCTGTAAGAATGCAATAACGAGAATAAATAATTTAAAATTAATTATTTACCCATAGGAATTACTATAATACCAGAGAATTTTTCTTGAAACTTCATTAAATCTTTATCAGCTTCTAATTTTGTTTTATAATTACCTACTTGTACCTTCCATTCTGGCGCATTATAGACCAATTTTGAAAAAATTCCAGGAAATTCTACTTTAAAACGGGCTATAAACGTTCTTGCCTTTGCTTCATTTCCATTATAAAGTTGAATTCTATAACCAAATCCGTAGGTGCTATTAAAGCTTCTTTTTTTAGAAATTATACTTTTAATTTCTGCAGGCTCATTAGTTTTGTTCTGAGAAAAAGAACTGTAACTTGTTGTTAATAAAACAATCAAAAACGAAAGCGCTGTTAATTTAATATTCATACTATTTAAT
Encoded here:
- a CDS encoding flotillin family protein, whose product is MLNFMVLQASQFAGLIGIGIAILFVFILLIAMVKRYKRCPSDRILVVYGKVGGGESAKCIHGGAAFIFPVIQDYQFLDLTPISIEVNLVNALSKQNIRVNVPSRFTIGVSTEPGIMQNAAERLLGLDQDSIQDLAQEIIFGQLRLVVASMDIEEINNDRDKFLTNISQSVETELKKVGLKLINVNITDIVDESGYIEALGKEAAAHAINAARKSVAEKNRDGSIGEANAVQDERTQVAAANAQAVEGENIAKINVANSDSLRRQREAEAERTAIASEKVQTANALKESYAAEQEAEVARAERERSSQLADIIVPAEIDKRKVEIDAEARAENIRRIAKGEADAILFKAQAEAQGLYEVLTKQAAGLDQIVKAAGNDSQNAALLLIADKLPELVKTQADAIKNIKIDKVTVWENGGGKDGKTSTSNFISGMYKAVPPLQEMFNMAGMELPSYLKGKDIPAEVSAEIIEDKEN
- the rseP gene encoding RIP metalloprotease RseP, producing MEILIKASQFILSLSLLIVLHELGHFIPAKLFKTRVEKFYLFFDYKFSIFKKKIGDTVYGIGWIPLGGYVKISGMIDESMDTEQMALPPQPWEFRSKPAWQRLIIMLGGVFVNFVLGIFIYIMLMYAYGERYLPNENVKDGVWVQDSLAMNLGLKTGDKVLTIDGEKIKKFNELTLGFVNGNNFQIERNGEIIDKVIPEDFISQLVDRGKDAGAILLPRYPFVIGAVSEDSPNIGSDLKLNDIIVGINGNKVKYFDEAKTELSKFKNQEIKVTVKRGTETKDIAVKVNNKAELGVGFGQLPSKDLERLGYYKLANIEYSFGEAIPAGWNKSVKTLTDYIKQLKKIFNPSTGAYKGLGGFISIGSIFPSEWSAESFWNITAFLSIMLGFMNLLPIPALDGGHVVFTLWEMITGKKPGDKFLEYAQVTGFILLIALLLFANGNDIFRLFN
- a CDS encoding SCO family protein; translation: MELKFFKKSLPTLIFLIIVSAITLPVFYHLLKVDNRLKIYNPVDVNPRLVDESMLHITKNHTVADFKLINQNGKTITNDDYKDKIYVADFFFTRCQTICIAMAYNMSELQEYYKDDNDIMFLSHSVTPVIDSVSVLREYADRKGVIDGKWNVTTGAKKHIYELARKSYFAVTDEGDGDENDFIHTEQFVLVDKEQRIRGYYDGTEKKDMEKLKKDIVLLKEEYASK
- a CDS encoding FeoA family protein; amino-acid sequence: MSTIATLRKGEIGYISEESLDFIPLKLLEMGCLPGAEVQLVQIAPLKDPIYICVNGSHLAIRKETASKIIILKANL
- the feoB gene encoding ferrous iron transport protein B, producing the protein MSKNDIKVALIGNPNTGKTSLFNQLTGLNQKVGNYPGITVDKKEGVSKLSATQNAIITDLPGTYSINPTSMDESIVLKTLLKKDIKESPDVILVVADIENLKRNLLLFSQIKDLEIPTVLAINMVDQMHKKGITIDLSLLKKELNTEVILISARKNEGINDVKAAIIRCHVAAKASPLCGIDHKIDPDYFAKLKEVSPNYSLYELWLMITQNNYPETVTKEEKEKLLAFKKDVSKLKRYQHKETIYRYQEINKILKKTYIVDKTKATDLRGKLDRVFTHKFFGYFFFVFLLLVIFQSVFDWASVPMDFIDATFAEIADFAKGNLPAGMLTNLLTEGIIPGIGGVIIFIPQIAILFLFIAILEETGYMSRVVFLMDKIMRRFGMNGKSIIPLISGTACAIPAIMATRTIASWKERLITILVVPFTTCSARLPIYAILISLIIPNKKIFGFLNLQGLVLLSLYALGFTTAIIAAYILHKTLKIKSKSFFVVEMPNYKLPSIKNVFFEVIEKTKSFVLEAGKIILALSIILWFLASNGPSSFENAEKNTIENVANQNLPDQELQQKIASARLENSYIGILGKTIEPAIRPLGYDWKIGIALITSFAAREVFVGTLATIYSVEAGDENTSTIKEKMRSEVNPETGESRFNFPVGMSLMVFYAFAMQCMATLAIVKRETKTWKWPLIQLFGMGLLAYVASFITFQILS
- a CDS encoding FeoB-associated Cys-rich membrane protein, whose translation is MQEIIAYILVALAVVFLLRKYIFPSKKNKGCGTDCGC
- a CDS encoding DUF2911 domain-containing protein, with translation MKKTILSFAVFAIAIMSSTDSVAQKFPRLDVSPMDAATYPNDWKNADKLVKVIYGRPQLKGRDLSTLAEVSDKGVWRTGANEAPEVTFFKDVLFGGEEVKAGTYTLFSIPAENEWTLVLSSVRNVWGHYTYDKKDDVLRVFAKVSKSEKTIEAFSIVFNEDKDDVVNMYLGWGNTIVSIPVQEVVE
- a CDS encoding SPOR domain-containing protein codes for the protein MNIKLTALSFLIVLLTTSYSSFSQNKTNEPAEIKSIISKKRSFNSTYGFGYRIQLYNGNEAKARTFIARFKVEFPGIFSKLVYNAPEWKVQVGNYKTKLEADKDLMKFQEKFSGIIVIPMGK